The Methylomonas rhizoryzae genome includes the window GACGGGTTGGTATGAGTTCAATGTTTCAAGTCTTGTGGGCGAGCCTGACGCGATAGTCGGTGCCATCGTCGACAGAACCGCGTGGTACCGAACGGCCCGGGAACTGCAAGAGAGCGAATCGCGTTATCGGTCGGTGGTGGAAGATCAGATCGAGGTGATCAGTCGATTGTTGCCGGACGGCACCTTCCTGTTCGTCAATGACGTCTATTGCCGGGTATTTGGAAAATCCGCTGATGAATTGGTGGGTAATCACTGCTGGCAACCAATAGCTCATCCGGACGATTTGCCGATGATCGAGGCCAAGCTCCGCGAAATGTCGCAGGACCATCCGGTCGTGACCATCGAAAACCGGGTATTTGACGGCAATGGCGACGTACGTTGGATGCAATTCGTCAATCGAGGGTTTTATGGCGTTGATGGGGTCCTCAAGGAAATTCAGTCGGTTGGCAGAGATATTACCAAGCTCAAGCAGGTTGAATTAAACCTGCGTGAAAGCGAGGAAAGGCTGCAACGTGCCCAGTCGGTCGCGCGAATCGGTAGTTTCGCGATGGGCAGCGATACTGAAACCTTCAGTATGACCAAAGAAACGGCTCGATTGTTCGATCTTGACGATACGGGGGTAACGACATTCGTTGAATGGTTCGCGCGCGTGCATCCCGACGATCAACGCAACGTTGAAATTGCTTGGCGTGCCGCCTTGCGAGGTGCACCGTATGACATGACCTACCGCATCGTGGTGCAAGGCCAGATCCGCTGGATCAGGGCAATGGCCGATCTGCAATTCGATGTTGACGGGCAGCTAATCAGGGCGGTCGGGACGGTACAAGACATTTCCGACCTCAAGCAAATCGAGTCCGACCTGCGGGAAAGCGATGAACGTCTGGAAATGGCGCTGGCGGGATCGGAACTGGTCATATGGGACTGGAAAATTCCTGAGCATAAAGTCACGGCGGGCAATCGCTGGTTCGAATTGCTGGGCTATACCAAAGCAGAGCTGGGCGACGATGAAGCCGATTGGATGAATTTGATCAATCCCAAAGGTCTACAAGCTTTAAAACAGAAACTTTTATCTCATTTGCACGGCGAAACCGCTAGTTTCGAGAGTGAACTCCAGTTGCGGCACAAGGACGGCCATTGGGTTTCGGTCGAAGCCAGAGGCAAGGTGACTCGAAGGCTCAAAGACAATGCCCCGCTGCGTATGGTGGGTACGATACTGGATGTCAGCCAGCGCAAGCGCCTGAATGAAGAAGGGTTGAATTTGCTGAAGCGGATCGAAGCGCTGATCCGCGAGAGTTCGTCGCATTCGCTAGGCAAAGCGGACGAAAAAAAATCGGTCGAAAACTTGACGAAGCGGCAGCGGCAAGTGCTCGGTATGATTGCCTCCGGTATGACATCGGCGGAAATCGGCAGGCGTTTGCACCTGTCTACCGCAACGGTCATTTCGCATCGCCGCAACCTGATGGCAACGTTAGGTCTGCACAGCACCGCTGAAGTCACCCGATTTGCAATCGATCACGGTCTGTTGACAAGCAACTAGCGCAAACCAACGCCTCGTCTGCATTTATTTAGCATATATGAGCCAGAAAAATACCACATAGCGGTGGTTATTTTTGGGGTTCAATTACGTATGCTTTCCTGCCCGAACTTCATTACAGCACGACCCATGGCGCAAGATGAGTACAAGTTATCTCCCAACATGACCATTATTTCCCACACGGATGGGAAGAGCATCATCACCCATTGCAATCACGACTTCGTCCAGGCTTCGGGGTATAGCCTGGAAGAGCTGATCGGCAAGCCGCACAACATATTGCGCCACCCCGATATGCCGAAGGAAGCGTTCAGAGATTTGTGGGATACCCTTAAACGGGGCAAACCATGGAGTGGCATCATTAAGAATCGTCGCAAGGACGGCGGCTACTACTGGGTGCGGGCAACAATCACACCATTGCCGGATAAAAGCGGCTACACCTCCGTGCGCGTCATGCCGACCACTGAGGAAGTAAGCTCGGCGCAAGCGCTCTACAAACGCATGGCCAAGGGGGAAAAAATCAAGTTGCGCGAAGGCAGAGTCGCCAACGCATCGCTCAACCCGCTCGACAGATTGAACATCTGTCAACGTTTGTGGTTGATGACGCTGGCGCCGATTGCCTTTATCTTGGCACTGACGCTGAAATATGCCGGAAGCGAAGAAATCCTTTTCAGTTCCGCTCTCGGGGTAATGCTGATTCTTCTGATCGCGATCAGTGTTATTCGTTATCTCACCGCTACCCTAAAACAGACTGCGGAAACTTCGATTGCCATAGCCACAGGCAACCTGCTCCAGCCTATTCCTGCCAGTCTGGACGACGAAATCGGCGCGTTGGTGGCTTCGATAGCCATCATGCGCAACAACCAGCATGAGGTAATCGCTACCTTAAAGCGTAACTCGGAAGTGCTTACCCAATTTTCCAACAGGCTCAGCGCATCCGCGACAAATGGGGCGCAAACTGCGGTATCCCAATACGAGGCGGTTTCAAGCATGTCCGAGGCAACGGAGAAATTATTGGCATCGTTCGAATCTATCGGAGACAGGGTCAACAATGTGACTTCGGCAAGCGAACGGTCCTCGGCGGTAGCGGACACCGGCGGTCAAATCATCCATGACGCCGCGGAGGAGATGCGCAAACTAGGCGAAGCGGTTCATACGACCGCCCAGAGTATCCAGCAACTGGAGGAGATGTCTGTACAAATAACCGGGATCGTCAATGTGATTCGAGAGATTGCCACCCAGACTAACCTGCTGGCCTTAAACGCGGCTATCGAAGCCGCACGGGCGGGGGACGGCGGGCGGGGGTTTGCGGTTGTTGCGGATGAGGTGCGCAAGCTGGCGGTCAGGACTGCGGAATCCACCTGTGAAATTGCCGCAATGATCGGCAAGATTCAGGCCGGAACCGCAAACGCGGTAATCAACATGGATACGGCAGTCGTCAATGCCGCCGAAGGGGTAAAGCTGGCACACAAGACCGGTGATTCCGTGATAGGCATCCGAACCGAAGCAAGCCAAGTATGCGATGCTGTGATCGAGATTACCCGGGTGCTTAAGGAACAGGCACTGGCGGCCAAGGATATTTCGCAACACATCGTGACGGTCTCCCACGGTGCGATCAACAATAGCATA containing:
- a CDS encoding PAS domain S-box protein, producing MFKHSIGQSAAILNSDFVALLIVEDMRIVWGNAALHRILGYDPDELIGQPIRMLFLDQESYESFRREANSAIANGNSYSGTIPQQRKDGTTGWYEFNVSSLVGEPDAIVGAIVDRTAWYRTARELQESESRYRSVVEDQIEVISRLLPDGTFLFVNDVYCRVFGKSADELVGNHCWQPIAHPDDLPMIEAKLREMSQDHPVVTIENRVFDGNGDVRWMQFVNRGFYGVDGVLKEIQSVGRDITKLKQVELNLRESEERLQRAQSVARIGSFAMGSDTETFSMTKETARLFDLDDTGVTTFVEWFARVHPDDQRNVEIAWRAALRGAPYDMTYRIVVQGQIRWIRAMADLQFDVDGQLIRAVGTVQDISDLKQIESDLRESDERLEMALAGSELVIWDWKIPEHKVTAGNRWFELLGYTKAELGDDEADWMNLINPKGLQALKQKLLSHLHGETASFESELQLRHKDGHWVSVEARGKVTRRLKDNAPLRMVGTILDVSQRKRLNEEGLNLLKRIEALIRESSSHSLGKADEKKSVENLTKRQRQVLGMIASGMTSAEIGRRLHLSTATVISHRRNLMATLGLHSTAEVTRFAIDHGLLTSN
- a CDS encoding methyl-accepting chemotaxis protein produces the protein MAQDEYKLSPNMTIISHTDGKSIITHCNHDFVQASGYSLEELIGKPHNILRHPDMPKEAFRDLWDTLKRGKPWSGIIKNRRKDGGYYWVRATITPLPDKSGYTSVRVMPTTEEVSSAQALYKRMAKGEKIKLREGRVANASLNPLDRLNICQRLWLMTLAPIAFILALTLKYAGSEEILFSSALGVMLILLIAISVIRYLTATLKQTAETSIAIATGNLLQPIPASLDDEIGALVASIAIMRNNQHEVIATLKRNSEVLTQFSNRLSASATNGAQTAVSQYEAVSSMSEATEKLLASFESIGDRVNNVTSASERSSAVADTGGQIIHDAAEEMRKLGEAVHTTAQSIQQLEEMSVQITGIVNVIREIATQTNLLALNAAIEAARAGDGGRGFAVVADEVRKLAVRTAESTCEIAAMIGKIQAGTANAVINMDTAVVNAAEGVKLAHKTGDSVIGIRTEASQVCDAVIEITRVLKEQALAAKDISQHIVTVSHGAINNSIAADETALLAEQIKEISAALSQTTEKFKI